DNA sequence from the Butyricimonas faecalis genome:
CCCAACCATTCCAATCTGACAAGCGAAAAATATTTAAAATCGGGGTGAACTTTAGTTCGAAAACAAGGAATATCGAGAAATGGATCGTGGAATCTTGACGATATGGATTCATCCCGATAGGAATCCTCCCGACAAGAAACTAACTCACTCCACAATTATTTCATGAACACAAAGTAAACCGCTAACACTAAACAAACACAAGCAGCCAAATGATTCCATTGGAAAGTTACGCCTTTGAAGAAAAGCATGGAGAAGATTATGAATATGGTCAGTGTGATTACTTCTTGAACCACTTTTAACTGCATCAGGGAAAAAGGTCCTCCATTCCCAATGAACCCTAATCGGTTGGCCGGAACTTGAGCACAATACTCCAATAAAGCGATACTCCACGAAAACAGGATTACCCCGAAGAGAGGCCAATTGTCAATCCATTTCATTTCTTGTAGTTTCAAATGGCCATACCAGGCAAAAGTCATAAATACGTTTGAAACAATTAATAATAATATCGCATAAAATCCCTGCATATTCTCAGTGTATTTATAGTTTTCTAGAAAACGACACAAAAGTACAAATTTCAAAAGAAATTCATTAAATCGACAAAGGAAAGAAAGTCTTTCATACAAACTAGAAAAATAATAGAACATCAGAGAATTTTTTCAACCTGTAAACATTATCTTTGTTCGTGATAACGGATAAACTTTACCATCAAGAAGTAGCATATGAAAGCGAACAAGATTCAGAAAATAGAGATCCGCAATATATGGGGGAAATATAATTTCCGGTGGGAAAATCTCAATCCCGATGTAAATATCTTGACAGGTATTAACGGTAGCGGGAAAACCACATTCTTCAATATTATTGACGCCTTACTTTCGGCAGATATTAAACGCTTGAAATTATATAATATTGAGGCAGAGGTTACGATTGACGACATCTTGATCAGCTTTCGGAAAGATAGTACCCTAGCATCCGTAAAACAAAAGTTAGCCGGGGTAAATTATTTGAAGATAAGTACATTTGATGTACCTATCCGTGACCGACGGAAAATGGGTAAAGAGGATAGTCCCCTACTCAGCGAATTGAAGGAGATCGTGTACAGCGTGGGCGAAAATAACAATTCGTTTTCTGATTACCGCCTTCGAGCTACAAATTTCCCGGATCAAGCGGAAAAGATTAATTGCAGGATTCGCAAGTTTTATGACACCGTGAACCACCTGTTTGCCGGAACGGGGAAAACCATCGAAATAGATCCGATGACCAATCAACTGGTTTTTCGAGATGGGGATGAAATTATACATCTCTACAAGCTATCATCAGGCGAGAAACAATTATTGATCATCCTGCTCCGCGTGTTCTTGATGGACGAACAACCCTATATTCTACTTATGGATGAACCGGAAATTTCGTTACATATCGAGTGGCAGTACCGTCTTTTTGAAGAAATTCAAAAACTGAATCCACATTGTCAAATCATCACCTCTACCCACTCCCCGAGTTTGTTTGGCGATGGTTGGGGCGATAAGTTGGTATTTATCGAAGACTTATTAATTTAATAACCTTGTTAATTTTAGATTTTAGGAATCTATTTAGTTTTTAGCTTTTAATTCTTATCTTCTATGTTTTCTCCTCCTATATCCAAAGAAAAATATTATTACCATGCAGCCAAACGTTTTATGATGGACGCCCAGCTCTTGCGTTGTAAGGCGACTATTCACGTGGAAGATAAAGACGACATTGTTTTCTGGAGTGATATTTTTAAACATTTCCGCCCGAATGACCGGTTTCATTTTATCGCGGGCTCCCGGAACGAACGGGGTCATGAAACCAAAGGAGTGACGCAATGTCTGAAATATGTCAAATACCTAAACCCGAAATTTTTTATCTGCATCGATAGTGACTATCGCTATTTGCTACAAGAACAAGGGATTGATGTCAAGCATTATATTTTTCAGACTTATACTTATTCTTTCGAGAACCATCATTGTTATGACAAGGGTTTGAACGAGCTATGCTACCGGATCACGACTCTACCTAATAACGTGTTCGATTTTCACCAATTCCTGAAAGAGTATTCGAATATCGTGTACAAATTATTCCTGTGGCATCTTTATTTCTTGGTAGCAGATCCAAAACGATTTTCGATCGCTGATTTCAACGAACTGGTTTCGTTTCAATGGCAACGTCGACCAGACATCCGCCAGAACGGACGCCACGAGTTAAACAAGCTGAAAGGACGGATAGAACAGAAACTTGCTCAACTCCGGAAGAATTATCCCAAAGCAAACCTTTCCATACTCGAGAGAAAGTATCAAAAGATGGGACTAACCCCAGATACCACGTATCTTTTTATCCGAGGACATAATATCTACGATATGGTTTACATGTTGAATCGGGAAGTTTGTAAAAAGGTGCTACGAATTGCGAAAGATTCGTATTCCGGTTCACGACAACCGCCCCACGTCAACCTTTTCGGATACCGGAACAGCATTGACGATCAATTAAAAAAGAATTTACATTTCGGAGCTTATCCAGCCATTCGCAAAATAGAAGAAGATGTTCGCCTTTTATTTTAGGTTTTCATTTACTCCCGGAAGGTAATACGTTCAAGATGGCTTTATGAGATTCTCCATTCTTTCCAATTGTGAGATGGACACAAACTCGTATTCGCTTATTTGACAGAGAGTTTTCCCATTTAGGTCCCTCGGCCAATAATCGGATAACCTCCTTATTGCTCTCTTTCGAGAAGCCACTTTCTATCCGAATTCGGCTGGGAACTTTTCTCTGATTCAACTCAAATGAAAGTATAACCGTCCCCATTTTATTCGAATCCAAATCTGCCTTCGGATAACGTAAAGCTTTTTCCATGTATTGATTGAAATGACGAATATCATCTCCAGACAAGGTCCCAAGTGCAACATTCTGTTTACCGGCAATAGTAGCGGTGGTTTCTTGTATTTTCACATTAGACGTTTCAACCTCTCGCTTTTTTGCAACATAACCGGTAACAACCGTTTCGTCCAGACCTTTTGTATCTTCTTCCATCTTCACTTGCAATTTATCTCCCGCCTTAACCAAAATATTTCGGGCCTTCATACCGACAAAAGAGAAGGTAAGTAAGCCCTCTGATGCAGGAAGCTCCAAAGTAAAGTACCCATTGTCATCCGAGACTACTCCCATCGTGGAACCGGAAAGGACGACTGTTACTCCCGCTAACGGATTGCCCTTTTCATCCGTTATCGTACCCGACACGGGATTATTGACTACGTTCATTTTCCGCATCATCTGTCGGGAAGTATCTTCCATTTGAACATTTGCAGAAGAAATTTCTTGATCGGCAAACTCTTTCATCTTCCGCGCACCTTCTATTTTGTCATCCGAGAATTGCAACTGCTTTTTATCACTTGGGCGTACCATTAAAGAATCCGTTTTATCAGACAAATCCATTGCTTGACTTTCAAGCGTTACCCTTTCCCTCTCTTTAGCCTTCACCGAATCTGATAATTGGGCAACCGTCATCACGGGTTCATCAAGCATGTTCTCTTGCCGGGTAAACCACCATGTTCCACAAACCAATAAAACAGCTAGCGAGGCTGCAACATACATCCATGTCCATTTGTGTTTGGAGGAAGAACGGGCTCGTTCATTTAACTGGCGTTCCAAACGAATCAGACCATCAATAGGATCGCTTGGAATTGAAGTCAATCCTTCCAACGCCTCAAACAAGAACGGATCGGATAAAGCCTCCCGCTCCATACGGTTAGCAGCCTTTCCCCTCCGGTTGCCATGCAGGTATTCTTTTATGTCGTCAATCCATTCCATTTGATGTTACCCCTTTACGTTCCAAACACAATTTCAAATTCCGTTTCCCATTCTGTATAAAACTCTTTACCATTTTCAAAGAAAACCCCGTGCGTTCCTCTACTTCTTTATACGAAAGTTCATCGAAGAAGAAATATTTCACACTGATACGTTGTTTTTCTGGCAAACTCTCAACACATTCTCGTAACGATTCCTCCCGATTTTCACTCTCGGATACAACTGTAAGATGAAAATCATCGCAAAATTCCATAAAAGAATCGTCTAAAGAAACAGACAAATTTTTACTTCTTTTCCGAATTTCCATCAAACAATTATTGCGAATGCAGGTATATAGCCAAGCTTTAAATGATTGTATTTCCACCTCTTTTATCTTCACAACCAATTCTTCAAATAATTGCATAACGGCATCTTGTGCATCTTCCGGTCGCTTCAGATACTTTAAGGCTACCCCGTATACTAAAGGCATGTATCTTTTATAAGCTTCCACGAAATACACCAATTCACCACTGTCACAATATCTTTTCAGTAGTTCTTCATCCGTTAG
Encoded proteins:
- a CDS encoding RNA polymerase sigma factor, whose amino-acid sequence is MKPEQENLTDEELLKRYCDSGELVYFVEAYKRYMPLVYGVALKYLKRPEDAQDAVMQLFEELVVKIKEVEIQSFKAWLYTCIRNNCLMEIRKRSKNLSVSLDDSFMEFCDDFHLTVVSESENREESLRECVESLPEKQRISVKYFFFDELSYKEVEERTGFSLKMVKSFIQNGKRNLKLCLERKGVTSNGMD
- a CDS encoding AAA family ATPase; this encodes MKANKIQKIEIRNIWGKYNFRWENLNPDVNILTGINGSGKTTFFNIIDALLSADIKRLKLYNIEAEVTIDDILISFRKDSTLASVKQKLAGVNYLKISTFDVPIRDRRKMGKEDSPLLSELKEIVYSVGENNNSFSDYRLRATNFPDQAEKINCRIRKFYDTVNHLFAGTGKTIEIDPMTNQLVFRDGDEIIHLYKLSSGEKQLLIILLRVFLMDEQPYILLMDEPEISLHIEWQYRLFEEIQKLNPHCQIITSTHSPSLFGDGWGDKLVFIEDLLI
- a CDS encoding DUF4435 domain-containing protein is translated as MFSPPISKEKYYYHAAKRFMMDAQLLRCKATIHVEDKDDIVFWSDIFKHFRPNDRFHFIAGSRNERGHETKGVTQCLKYVKYLNPKFFICIDSDYRYLLQEQGIDVKHYIFQTYTYSFENHHCYDKGLNELCYRITTLPNNVFDFHQFLKEYSNIVYKLFLWHLYFLVADPKRFSIADFNELVSFQWQRRPDIRQNGRHELNKLKGRIEQKLAQLRKNYPKANLSILERKYQKMGLTPDTTYLFIRGHNIYDMVYMLNREVCKKVLRIAKDSYSGSRQPPHVNLFGYRNSIDDQLKKNLHFGAYPAIRKIEEDVRLLF
- a CDS encoding carboxypeptidase-like regulatory domain-containing protein, which gives rise to MEWIDDIKEYLHGNRRGKAANRMEREALSDPFLFEALEGLTSIPSDPIDGLIRLERQLNERARSSSKHKWTWMYVAASLAVLLVCGTWWFTRQENMLDEPVMTVAQLSDSVKAKERERVTLESQAMDLSDKTDSLMVRPSDKKQLQFSDDKIEGARKMKEFADQEISSANVQMEDTSRQMMRKMNVVNNPVSGTITDEKGNPLAGVTVVLSGSTMGVVSDDNGYFTLELPASEGLLTFSFVGMKARNILVKAGDKLQVKMEEDTKGLDETVVTGYVAKKREVETSNVKIQETTATIAGKQNVALGTLSGDDIRHFNQYMEKALRYPKADLDSNKMGTVILSFELNQRKVPSRIRIESGFSKESNKEVIRLLAEGPKWENSLSNKRIRVCVHLTIGKNGESHKAILNVLPSGSK
- a CDS encoding DMT family protein, which gives rise to MQGFYAILLLIVSNVFMTFAWYGHLKLQEMKWIDNWPLFGVILFSWSIALLEYCAQVPANRLGFIGNGGPFSLMQLKVVQEVITLTIFIIFSMLFFKGVTFQWNHLAACVCLVLAVYFVFMK